In the genome of Streptomyces sp. 846.5, the window CTGCTCCAGGTCGGCGAACGAGCACTGCAGTTCAAGTACTTGATTCGGGACCGGGACGCCAAGTTCACCCAGCCCTTCGACGCGGTGTTCACCGCCAACGACACCCAGGTCCTCAAGACCGCCCCGCAAGCGCCCAGGATGAACGCCTACGCGGAGCGCTGGGTACGCACAGCAAGATCAGAGTGCACCGACCGCATGCTCATCTACGACGAGCACCACCTGCGTCGCATCCTCGACCTGTACGCCGAGCACTACAACACCGGACGCGCCCACCGAGCCCTGGACCTCCGCGCCCCCGCCGACGACCCGAAAGTCATCCCCTTCCCCGCACAGCGCATCCGACGTCAAAAAATCCTCGGCGGACTCCTCAGCGAATACCACCCAGCCGCCTGAGGCTCCATCGGACCTTCGGGCAAATCAGCAGCTCAGACCATGCACGAGGGTTTTGGAACCCTACAGGCAGATTACTGAGCACTACCGGGCCACGGACCTTCTGCAGCAAGGCATCACGCATCCGTGTGCTTTATCCAAGCCCGCCCCCGCCGCAGGTCGAACGTCAACACAGTACGAGAAGTCAGCCGAAGGAGTGAGACGGCACCTTGAGCACCCTTAAGGGGTCGGCCCAGCTCAACGCCCCGACGCCGACTGAGGTGGTCGCTGGGTGGTCGCTGGGTGGTCGCAACAAAGTGATCACCGCTCGGGCCCGACAACTGCGATTCCGGACAAAAAATCCGGACAAAGACCCGTCAAAGCCGCACTGCGTCCGAGAGCGTGGTCAACCGGCCATTCCAAGGGGTCACTCGATCGTGAAGGACGCCAGCACCGCGCCTACGGATCATTGGCAGCGGAGTGCGTCAACTGCCCAGCATTCCCAAGGGATTTACCCCACCGGGCCCCTCGGTCCCATCTGCGGGGATGCGACCATCCTGCGACCACCAGCCCGCGACACGCCGAAAAAGGCCGTCCCCGCCTTCCGGCGGAAACGGCCTACGACCTGCACGAATGCTGGTCGGGACGACAGGATTTGAACCTGCGACCCCCTGACCCCCAGTCAGGTGCGCTACCAAGCTGCGCCACGTCCCGAGGCTGCGGTGCCTTGCGGCTTTGCGGCCTGTTCCCGGTCGCCCGGGTACAGGAAGAACAATACAGCACGGCGGACCGTGCTCGCGCACGCCTTTCGGATCGGGTTCGGGGGGCGGATGCACTGGTCAGAGGGGCGACGGGGCGCGGAGGGCTGCTCGGGGGCGGCGGCTCACGGGGTTGGGTGGCGGGAGTCGTAGCGGGCGAAGGAGGGGTAGCGGGCGGTGAGCAGGAGCATGACGGCGACGCAGGCGAGGCCGCCGCTCACTGCGGAGAACGTGGGCGAGGTGAGCTGGGCCACCGTGCCGGACTCGAAGTCGCCCAGGCGGGGGCCGCCGGCCACGACGACCACGAAGACGCCCTGGAGCCGCCCCCGCATGTCGTCCGGGGCCGCCGCCTGCATGATCGTGTTGCGGAAGATCATGCTGACGGTGTCCGCCGCGCCCGCGACCGCGAGGAGCAGCAGGCCCAGCCAGAGCCGGCCGGACAGCCCGAACCCGGCGATCGACAGCCCCCAGGCGAGTACCGCGCAGACGACCGCGAGGCCGTGGCGGTGCACCCGGCTGACCCAGCCGGAGAAGAGCGCGCCCAGCAGCGCGCCGACCGCCGGGGCGGCGGCCAGCAGGCCGACGGTGCGTGCGTCGCCGTGGAAGAGGAGCACTGCGAGGGCTGGGAAGAGCGCGCGCGGCATGCCGAAGACCATGGCCGCCAGGTCGGCCATGAAGCTCATCCGGAGGTTGGGGCGGTCCTTCAGGAAGCGCAGCCCGTCCAGGACGGAGGCGCGGGGGCGGCTGCCCTGTCCCTGACCCGCGCCGCCTCCGCTGCTTACCGGGCGCATCGACGGCAGCCGCCACATCGCGTAGAGCGAGGCGCTGAACGCGAGCGCGTCAACCAGGTAGGCCGCCTGGTAGCTCCACACACCGATCAGCAGGCCGCCCAGCATCGGCCCGACCGTCAGTCCCAGGTTCATGCTCACCGTGGACAGCGCGTTCGCCGCCGGCAGCTGCTCGGCCGGGACGAGCCTGGGCACCATGGACGCCCGGGCCGGTGCGTTCAGCGCGAAGCACACCGCCTGCAGCGCCACCACCAGGTAGAGCACCCAGACCTGCCGCACACCCAGGAAGGCCTGGACCGCCAGCGCCGTCGACAGCACCGCCAGCCCCGACGCGCCGTAGAGACCGAGTCTGCGCCGGTCCATGGTGTCGGCGATCGCCCCGCCGTAGAGCCCGAAGACGACCAGCGGCACCAGTGAGCAGAGCCCGACCAGCCCGGTCGCGAAGGGCGATCCCGTCAGCGCGTACACCTGGACCGAGATGGCGAGGGCCGTCATCTGCTGTCCGACGGAGGAGACGCTCTGGCCGAACCACAGCCGCCGGAAGTGGGCGCTGGTCCGGAGCGGGGTGACGTCCGCGAGCGCTGAACGTGCCAGGCGCCGCAGCCGACCCGGGGGAAGGTCCCGAGCGGGCTCGGCAGCGGGGACGGCCCGGGTGGGGGCTATGGACTCGGTCGGCGGGGGCTTCGCGGCGCTGCTGGTCTGTTCCTTGGGCACGTGTCATCATCTCGCGGCCGCCACGCCACGCCGCCCCCACCCCCTGGTCCGGGCTATTCCGCGATCCGCCGGAAAAGCCCTTCCTGCATCACCGACACCACCAGCCGCCCCTGCCGGTCGAACAGCTGACCGCGCGCCAGCCCGCGTCCGCCGACCGCCACCGGCGACTCCTGCTGGTAGAGCAGCCAGTCGTCGGCCCGGAAGGGCCGGTGGAACCACATCGCGTGATCCAGCGAGGCCATGTCGAAGTGCCGCTTGCCCCACAGCGGCTCCACCGGGACCCGGACCGTGTCGAGCAGGGTTATGTCGCTCGCGTAGGTCACCGCACAGGCGTGCACCAGCGGATCGTCCGAGAGCCTGCCGTTGGTCCGCAGCCAGACCGCGCTGCGCGGCTCGACGCCCTCCAGCTCCTCCTCGGTCCACCGCAGCCGCTCCACATAGCGGATGTCGAAGGGCTGGCGGCGGCTGATGAACGGCGGCAGCTCGCCCAGCACCGCGCCGACCTCCTCCAGCGCGGTCGGCAGCGACTCCGGGTCGGGCACCGACGGCATGGCCAGCTGGTGCTCGAACGGTGACTCCTCGGGTACGTGGAAGTCGGCCGTCAGCGCGAAGATGGTGCGTCCCTGCTGGACGCCGAGCACCCGCCGGGTGGTGAACGAGCGGCCGTCCCTGATCCGGTCGACCTGGTAGACGATCGGCACTCCCGGGATCCCCGGCCGCAGGAAGTAGGCGTGCAGCGAGTGCACCGGACGGTCGGCCGCCACCGTGCGGCCCGCCGCGATCAGCGCCTGCCCGGCGACCTGGCCGCCGAAGACCCGTTGCAACGACTCCTCCGGGCTGCGCCCCCGGAAGATGTTGAGCTCGATCTGCTCCAGGTCCAGCAGATCGACCAGCTGGTCGACGGGGTTGCCCATGGGGTGTACGTCCTCTCGGTGCCCACGCACATGTGCGTTCTCGTGCGTTCTCGTGCGCTCTGGCGCCATTCTCCCCTGTGCTCGCCGCACCGCTCACCCGCAGCCTGCACACAGCATGATCACTGCCCGCCCACTGCCCGCTCACCGGCGACCGCGGACCCCGCCTCCCCCCGACGCGAGCGTGCCCGGTATTGTGCACGCCCCCCGTCCGGGTGATTCCGCCCAAGGAGGTGACGTACGCCATCTGCGCAGGTCACAAGCATAAGAATGTGGAATGAACACCTTCCGATCCGGGCAGGAGCACCCATTTCGCATGTCATGATGCGGCCGTGCCTCTTGTCTCCCCTGTCAGCTCCACCGGTGCGGGTTCGCCCGAGCCGGACGGGGCCGGGACCAAGCCCGCCCCGGGCTCGTCCTCCTCCCGGTTCCGCACCGACTTCCGCATCCCCGGCTGGCTGGGATCCAGCGCCGGCACCCTGCACCGGCCCCCGGAGCAGGTCAACCGGATGCTCACGGTGCTCGCCTGCTCCAGCATGCTGATCGGCGCCAGGGACGTCTGGAACCGCACGATCATCAACCAGCAGGTCCACGCCCTGGCGGTGATCCTCTACTTCGGCGCCATCGTGGTGCTCGGGGTACTGGCACTGTCGGTGCGCACCCGCCGCGCGATGATCCTGGTGGACTGCGCCGCGCTGCTGGTGGCCGCGATGGAGTGCCTCAACCGCTTCTTCACCGTCACCGCGGCCAAGCCGACCACGGGTCCTTCCAGCCATGTCTACTACGGCACCGACGAGGGCTCACTCGTCGACATGGCGGCCAGGACCCTGCTGCACGGCGGCCACATCTACGGCACCCAGTGGCCGCAGATCTTCGGCCTGTTCCACGTGGGCACCACCCCGCTGATGAACGGCGGCGCCGCGACCGGGCTGGACTACCCCCCGCTCGGGCCGGTCTTCACCGCCATCCCCATGTACCTGGGCCTCAGCCACCCGCCGGCCGGTCTCGCCGCCACCGCGATGCTGCTGCTGGCCTCGGTGGTGATGTTCCTGCTGCTGCCCGCGCCCTGGCGGTCGGTCTCCGTGATCGTCTGCTACGGCTTCGGCTGGCTGCCCGCCTACGCCCAGATGGGCTACCCCGGTTGCATGGAACTCCCGTTCCTGATGATCACCGTCGCCTACTGGCAGCGGACCGGACGCGGCGGGAAGCTCGGCCGCTGGGGCGTGCTCCGCGCGGTCTGTCTGGGCATCGCCATCTGCCTGCACCAACTCACCTGGTTCCTGGCACCGTTCCTGGTGGTCGGCCTCTATCTGATCCGGCGCGGCGAGATGCCGGCCCGCGACGCACTCCGGCTGGTGGGCCGGTACGTCGGGATCGCTCTGGGCGTCGCCGCCCTGATCAACCTCCCGTTCATCATCCAGGGCCCCTACGCCTGGCTGCAGGGGGTGTTCACCCCGCTGTTCCAGAAGGCCATCCCCAGCGGCCAGGGCCTGGTCGGGATCTCGTACTACTTCCGCGACGGCAGCGGCAACATCCACCTCTACAGCGAGGCCGGACTGCTGCTGGGCATGGCCATGCTGGTGCTGCTGGTGATCTTCCCGCGCCGGCTCGGCCTCGCCGTCACCGTGATGCCCTGGCTGGTCTTCTACCTGTCGGCGCGTTCCCAGGAGGACTACTTCGACCTGACGGTGCCGCTGTGGGTGCTCGCCGCCGCGACCGTCAGCTCCACCGACTTCGACCGCGCCTGGCACCCGCGGCCGGCACTGCTGCGGACCCGCACCGCCCGCGCACTGCTGGTGCCGGTGCTGCTGCTGCCCGCCGCGGCCGCACTGCTCGGCGCGATCCTCACTCCCCCTCCGCTGTCCATGGTGGTCACCGCGATCAAGTCCACGGACGGCCTCACCGGCGTCCAGGCGCTGGCGGGCACGGTGAAGCAGCTGCGGGTCAGCGTCGACAACGTCACCGGGAGCACGCTCACCCCGCACTTCGCCACCAGCACCGGGGCCAACATCTCCGACTACTGGAAGGTGCTCTCCGGACCCGCCTCGCTGGCCCCGCACACCAAGGCGGTGTATCTGCTGGCCGCCCCGCACGGCGGCGTGGGCGGCCCGGGCGTACGCGGAAAGTTCCTGCTCCGGGCGGTCACTCCGCAGCCGATGAGCCTGTCGACCGCGCTGATCGGTGTCGGACCGCCGCTGACGGCCAAGGCGCTGAAGCAGTTCAACTCACAGAACCAATGACGCCGGGTCACGGCCGGTAGGGCAGCGCCGGCACCTCGAAGCAGTCGGTGTCCATGTCCGGCACCTGGGTGACCCACCCGCCCCGCTCCCAGCGCGCCACGTCGAGGCAGGCCCGCTGCAACCCGGTCGGCGGGTTGCGCTGCGGTGCGAACGAGGTGGGGACGAGCAGCCCGTGCGCCTCGTACGGCTGCGGCCGCTGCAGGTACCGGTCCAGGCAGCCGCGGTCGATCTGGGCCCCGCAGGACAGGGCGGCGTCGGCGAACCACTGCGCCGCGGCCCACCCCTCCAGCTCCCACTGCGACAACTGTCCCTCCCTGGAGGGGAAGTAGCGCTTCATCGCGGCACGGAACGCGGCCACGGCTGGATACTGGACGTCCGCGTAGGAACGGCTGGTCGCCGTCGCCCAGAGCGCGTTCAGGCAGCCGGGCACGGACTGGTAGTCGGCGCCGGTCTGCGCACCCCAGTTGAGCCCGGTCGTCACCTTCGCCGCGACGGTCACCCCGGCCGCCGCCATCGCCTGGCACAGCGCGACATTGCCCCGGGTGTCCATGGCGTCGAGCAGCAGTTGGCTTCCGTCGGCCTTCATCGCGGCGGCGACGGCGGCGAAGCCGGGCAGCGCGAAGTCCACGGTCTCGTTGAGCACGTGGTAGCCCTCCGCCTTGAGCCCCTGCGTGACCTGGGCGGCGTAACGGGACGAGTCGGCCTGGTCGTAGTTGACGACGACGGCCCGGCTGAGGCCGATCTTCTGTTTGAAGTAGCGGTAGACCTCGGTGGTGAGGTACTCGGTGCCGTTCCAGCCGACGGCCCTGCCGTCGCGCGGCTCGGAACTCCCGTCGATCGAGTAGAGGTGCGGATAGCGGTCGTAGGCGGTGCCGATCGGCTCGCCGCCGATGTCCGGCACGCCCTGCGCGCTGACATAGGGGGCGCCCGCGTAGTCGAGTGCGCTGGTGGCGACCAGTGCGACCACATGGTCCTGGTCGATGATCTTGTGGACGCAGTTCTGGTTGCCGCTGCCGGTGCCGCCGTCGTCGCAGGTCACCACGTTGACCTGGCGGCCGCCCCGCCCGCCCACCGCGCCGAGCCCGCCGGCCGCGTCCAGGGCGCGGAAGAACGCCTGGGCGCCGTAGAGCGGCCCGCTGAAGGTCCCGCTGCCGAGCAGGCTGGTGACGGAGGTGACGATGCCGACGGTGACCGGCGGTCCGGAGGCGGCCCCGGACCCGGTCACCCCCGGGCCGCTGGCAGGTCCCGGCGCGACGAAGTCACGCTCCGGCAGCCGGCTCCCGCAGGCCGACAGGCACAGCACCAGAGCGGCGGCGAACACCGCCGCCGCCCTCGCTCCCGCGCGACGCCGCCCCGCGGAACGCTCCCGCGTCCCCGCCCCCTGCACGGCCGCGGCGTCGCTCAGGGGCAACCCGGTACCGCCGCGCCGCCGCTGTTCAGCTTGACCAGCCCGCACAGGGTCGCGTCCGCGATCTTCCAGACACCGCCCTGCTGCACCGCCTTGCCCGCCGAGTTCGGCAGCACCGGCTGCCCGCCCTCGCACAGATTGAAGGTCACATCGGCCGCGGTGGCGCTGGTGAACGCCACCTTCTGCACGCTCACCGCGGCCTGCGCCGCCAACGGGTTGCTGGCGAAGCTGGCCACCACAGGAGCGAAGGACGTCCCGTTCTCCAGCAGTCCGAGCTTGGTCGCCGCAGGCGTGGCCGGGTCGAAGAACTTCTGGTAGGCGGTGGCGACCTGGGTGCCGGCCGCCGCGGTGTCGGCCGGACCGCTGCCGCTGACCGCCGGGCTGGTGGTGGCCGCGCACGCCCCGGTCGCGGCGCCGCCACTCGCTGCCGCGCTGCTGGACGCGGCGGTCGCCGAGGCGCTGGGCGCCGCTGCGGTGGTGGCTGCGCCCGAGGTGACGGACGCGCCGGGTGAAGCCGTGCCGCCTCCGCTGCTGCTGCAGGCGCCGGCGAGGAGCAGGACCGCAGCGGCGACGCCGACGCGTGGAGCGAACCTCTGAAGGCCTGTGGAACCGTCGATCATGGAACCCTCACCGTCCGACTGAGCATCCGATCTGACTACGCGTCAGCTATCTTCCACGCTAGCGGTTACGGCGCATGATGGTCCTGTTGCTGCACGCAGTCGGCGAAATCGATGAGGGAACGTGACCGTCCACCGGTCCGCCCCTCCGGCCCACCAGGGGGGACGATGCCAGAACCGCGGGAGCCCGTACCGGAACCGCCGCGAACTGCGAGGACGGCCCTGCAGGCACTGCGGACGCATCTCGGCTGGGTCTGCTGTGCGGGCGGCGCGCTGCTCTGCGCCCTCGGCTGGTACGGCGTGTCCGGCGAGCGCTACACCGCGCGGCAGATCCCCTATCTCGCCTCCGCGACGGCCCCCGGAGCCGCCCTGATCATCGGCGGCACGGTGCTGCTGGCCGCCCGTCGCCGCGATCTGCCGGCCTCGCCCGAGCAGCAGCGCGACCAGGAGCAGATGCAACGTCAACTGGCCGTGCTGTACCAGCTTCTGACGGACGCCGTGGGGACCGCCGAGGCCCCCTCCCGGGCGGACGACGACGCCGCCAGGGCCGGGGCCGACAGCTCCGCCGCCCTCCTCCTCGCCGTCCCCGGCGGCCGGACCTACCACCGGACCGGCTGCCTGCTGGTCCAGGGCCGCCAGGACCCGGAGCGGCTGCTCGACGGCGCCGCCTCCGAACGCGGGCTGCGCCCCTGCCCGTTGTGCGACCCGCCGGAGGTGTGAGCGCACGATGGCCGCTCCGCTCGCACTCCAACTCGCCGTGGCCGGACTCTCCGTGGGCAGCGCGGCCGCGATCACCGGCATCGGTCTGGTCGTCTGCCACCGCGCCACCGGCGTGCTCAACCTGGCCCAGGGCGCCGTCGCCATGGCCACCGCGTTCGCGCTGCGCCAGTGCGTGGT includes:
- a CDS encoding MFS transporter produces the protein MRRLARSALADVTPLRTSAHFRRLWFGQSVSSVGQQMTALAISVQVYALTGSPFATGLVGLCSLVPLVVFGLYGGAIADTMDRRRLGLYGASGLAVLSTALAVQAFLGVRQVWVLYLVVALQAVCFALNAPARASMVPRLVPAEQLPAANALSTVSMNLGLTVGPMLGGLLIGVWSYQAAYLVDALAFSASLYAMWRLPSMRPVSSGGGAGQGQGSRPRASVLDGLRFLKDRPNLRMSFMADLAAMVFGMPRALFPALAVLLFHGDARTVGLLAAAPAVGALLGALFSGWVSRVHRHGLAVVCAVLAWGLSIAGFGLSGRLWLGLLLLAVAGAADTVSMIFRNTIMQAAAPDDMRGRLQGVFVVVVAGGPRLGDFESGTVAQLTSPTFSAVSGGLACVAVMLLLTARYPSFARYDSRHPTP
- a CDS encoding ABC transporter substrate-binding protein codes for the protein MFAAALVLCLSACGSRLPERDFVAPGPASGPGVTGSGAASGPPVTVGIVTSVTSLLGSGTFSGPLYGAQAFFRALDAAGGLGAVGGRGGRQVNVVTCDDGGTGSGNQNCVHKIIDQDHVVALVATSALDYAGAPYVSAQGVPDIGGEPIGTAYDRYPHLYSIDGSSEPRDGRAVGWNGTEYLTTEVYRYFKQKIGLSRAVVVNYDQADSSRYAAQVTQGLKAEGYHVLNETVDFALPGFAAVAAAMKADGSQLLLDAMDTRGNVALCQAMAAAGVTVAAKVTTGLNWGAQTGADYQSVPGCLNALWATATSRSYADVQYPAVAAFRAAMKRYFPSREGQLSQWELEGWAAAQWFADAALSCGAQIDRGCLDRYLQRPQPYEAHGLLVPTSFAPQRNPPTGLQRACLDVARWERGGWVTQVPDMDTDCFEVPALPYRP
- a CDS encoding acyl-CoA thioesterase II, whose amino-acid sequence is MGNPVDQLVDLLDLEQIELNIFRGRSPEESLQRVFGGQVAGQALIAAGRTVAADRPVHSLHAYFLRPGIPGVPIVYQVDRIRDGRSFTTRRVLGVQQGRTIFALTADFHVPEESPFEHQLAMPSVPDPESLPTALEEVGAVLGELPPFISRRQPFDIRYVERLRWTEEELEGVEPRSAVWLRTNGRLSDDPLVHACAVTYASDITLLDTVRVPVEPLWGKRHFDMASLDHAMWFHRPFRADDWLLYQQESPVAVGGRGLARGQLFDRQGRLVVSVMQEGLFRRIAE